One window of Bos javanicus breed banteng chromosome 1, ARS-OSU_banteng_1.0, whole genome shotgun sequence genomic DNA carries:
- the LOC133249211 gene encoding uncharacterized protein LOC133249211, which produces MVLELAAEAQARADQSRKAGREKSPGKLAEETFWERTRDKLPLALKDPQSDRRCARVQLTRADSPLGGSPFATPHCAPGPPAPPPSHARRRAAPGPDRATSAGGAVSPDSRSPAGPPGRTLPTGTPRLPVAPEARG; this is translated from the coding sequence ATGGTTCTTGAGCTCGCCGCGGAAGCGCAAGCCCGGGCGGATCAAAGCagaaaggcagggagggagaaGAGCCCCGGGAAACTGGCCGAAGAGACATTTTGGGAGCGAACGAGAGACAAGCTCCCTCTGGCGTTGAAGGATCCGCAGTCGGATCGGAGATGCGCCCGCGTCCAGCTGACCAGAGCCGACTCACCCTTAGGCGGGTCGCCCTTCGCAACCCCGCACTGCGCCCCGGGTCCCCCTGCGCCGCCGCCTTCCCACGCCCGCCGCCGCGCCGCGCCGGGTCCAGACAGGGCGACCAGCGCGGGCGGGGCCGTTTCTCCCGACTCCCGTTCCCCGGCCGGCCCTCCCGGCAGGACGCTCCCAACCGGAACCCCGCGCCTACCTGTAGCACCAGAGGCTCGGGGTTGA